A genomic stretch from Plasmodium cynomolgi strain B DNA, chromosome 8, whole genome shotgun sequence includes:
- a CDS encoding activator of Hsp90 ATPase homolog 1-like protein (putative) encodes MSFTIEEEYYVPPDVLFNAFTDAYTLTRLSRGSPAETVSKMENAKDAKVGGKFSLFAGSVYGEFMEIEKPQKIIQKWRFTDWCDGDYSTVTLEFRSVKENHTLLKLTQESIPTKNKFDEGGVLERCRNGWTENLLHNIEVILGYPKKK; translated from the exons ATGAGCTTCACAATAGAGGAGGAGTACTACGTGCCCCCCGATGTTCTTTTCAATGCCTTCACTGATGCCTACACGTTGACGAGGCTCTCCAGGGGTTCCCCCGCCGAGACGGTTAGCAAGATGGAGAACGCGAAA GATGCCAAGGTTGGGGGGAAGTTCTCCCTGTTCGCAGGGAGCGTTTACGGGGAATTCATGGAAATTGAAAAgccacaaaaaattatccaaaaATGGAGGTTCACGGACTGGTGCGATGGAGACTACAGCACAGTGACGTTGGAGTTTAGGAGCGTAAAAGAAAATCACACTCTGCTTAAGCTGACCCAGGAAAGCATTCCCACGAAGAATAAGTTTGACGAAG GTGGCGTCCTGGAACGGTGCAGAAACGGATGGACCGAAAATTTATTGCACAATATAGAAGTGATACTGGGATACCCGAAGAAGAAGTAG